From the Daucus carota subsp. sativus chromosome 8, DH1 v3.0, whole genome shotgun sequence genome, one window contains:
- the LOC108197054 gene encoding DEAD-box ATP-dependent RNA helicase 58, chloroplastic, protein MATYLHLTHLQHLSPITPQNSNSPLVSPIPRHSISFLHSRWIKTTHSLSTRSTTRSSLVSADVVTEQTNKPTLRELCQGHVPEHVLRRGEEVGFVLPTDVQEQALPILFSGRDCILHSQTGSGKTLAYLLLIFSVLSTRRSTVQALIIVPTRELGMQVTKVARTLAAKSGEPGTEEKPCTVMALLDGGTLRRHKSWLKAEPPTIVVATMGSLSQMLNKNILKLESIRVLVIDEVDFMFNSSKQISAVRKLLNMYSANIRQTIFASASVPQHNRFVYDCIQQKWTKADVAHVHVNPIEPMPSRLHHRFVICGKNERHATLLSLVQSDAPQSAIIFVGEQSEKSKKAGNAPPITTLIDLLKSSPAGCSEILLLDEDVNFNSRAVSLSEMRQGGGYLLVATDIAARGVDLPETTHIYNFDLPKDAVSYLHRAGRTGRKPFSDNKCVVTSILTSEEQFVLRRYENELMFQCEELFL, encoded by the exons ATGGCTACTTATCTCCATCTCACTCACCTTCAACATCTCTCCCCAATAACCCCTCAAAACTCTAACTCCCCTCTCGTTTCACCAATCCCGAGGCACTCCATTTCGTTCCTTCACAGCCGTTGGATCAAAACCACACACTCCTTATCTACACGCTCTACCACACGATCGTCTCTCGTATCGGCTGATGTTGTAACGGAGCAGACTAACAAGCCTACTCTCCGGGAGCTCTGTCAAGGTCACGTGCCTGAACACGTGCTGCGCCG CGGGGAAGAGGTCGGATTTGTGCTACCTACGGATGTCCAGGAGCAGGCTCTGCCAATCCTGTTTTCTGGCCGTGATTGTATACTCCATTCGCAG ACAGGTTCAGGGAAGACCCTGGCCTATCTGCTATTGATATTCTCAGTTTTAAGCACTCGGAGGTCAACTGTGCAAGCACTGATTATTGTGCCCACCAGGGAGCTTGGCATGcag GTTACAAAAGTTGCTCGTACTCTTGCTGCAAAAAGTGGGGAGCCTGGAACTGAAGAGAAACCTTGCACAGTCATGGCTCTTCTTGACGGAGGAACTTTGAGAAGGCACAAGAGTTGGTTGAAG GCGGAGCCTCCTACAATAGTGGTTGCAACAATGGGGAGCTTGAGCCAGATGTTAAATAAGAACATTTTAAAGTTAGAATCTATAAGGGTTCTCGTAATCGATGAG GTCGATTTCATGTTTAATTCTTCAAAACAAATCAGTGCTGTTAGAAAGCTGCTAAATATGTACTCCGCGAACATTCGTCAAACTATTTTTGCCAGTGCATCAGTTCCCCAGCACAACCGGTTCGTGTATGATTGCATACAGCAGAAATGGACCAAG GCTGATGTTGCACACGTGCATGTAAATCCCATTGAGCCAATGCCATCACGCTTGCATCATAGATTTGTG ATATGTGGTAAAAATGAAAGGCATGCAACCTTACTCTCGCTGGTGCAGTCTGACGCACCTCAGTCTGCCATTATATTTGTTGGTGAGCAG TCTGAGAAGTCAAAAAAGGCTGGAAATGCTCCACCAATAACCACTTTAATTGACCTTCTGAAGAGTTCACCTGCTGGATGTTCAGAGATTCTACTTTTGGACGAGGATGTAAATTTCAACTCACGAGCAGTGTCATTATCT GAAATGAGACAAGGTGGTGGTTATCTTCTGGTGGCTACAGATATAGCAGCTAGAGGAGTTGACTTGCCTGAAACAACCCATATATACAACTTTGATCTGCCAAAAGATGCTGTAAGTTATCTCCATCGAGCTGGTAGGACAGGGAGGAAGCCTTTTTCTGATAACAAATGTGTTGTTACAAGCATTTTAACTTCAGAAGAGCAATTCGTGTTGCGGAGATATGAAAATGAGTTGATGTTTCAGTGTGAAGAGTTGTTTTTGTAG